In Nocardia higoensis, one genomic interval encodes:
- a CDS encoding S1 family peptidase — MRKLVARRAAVRAASLGVAATVLLAPLSGTASANPAPGQPPAPGQLSADALPAELVEAISRDLKMTPTEYLDRAARAQQLRTYASDFRSERPDDFAGAWIAADGKPVVAVTSADAARIATADGYSAHLAPVSAESLENSLTQLAQWMSGLPRELSSVINSVAIDVLNSQLVVSIANTPTGHMLNLPTLIANIKVVLTPESGGPVERRPMGGDTYITAPDGLQDDTLLGVDVCSFGFNSVDAAGNALNISAGHCDPNIDEADQGAPVYLPNVKDITNSPELGSFARAQLGGSAALDYSVIQLNSTAVGGGMDRPVVRGANGTTLTITGTADPIIGAPVCKSGQTSTFTCGFVVADRVETQLYTADGDSRTIRGFASSACTLGGDSGGAIVTGTLALGITSGSNAADAPDCNEANIALAPYGGTATLGIPIRSILADIDATSGGGLGSGIQVRAGGQAG; from the coding sequence ATGCGCAAGTTGGTGGCGCGTCGCGCCGCGGTCAGGGCAGCTTCCCTCGGAGTCGCCGCGACCGTTCTCCTGGCCCCCTTGTCCGGCACCGCGAGCGCGAACCCCGCACCGGGACAGCCGCCCGCGCCGGGACAGCTCAGCGCGGACGCGCTGCCCGCCGAACTGGTGGAAGCGATTTCGCGCGATCTGAAGATGACGCCCACCGAGTACCTCGACCGCGCGGCCCGAGCCCAGCAGTTGCGCACCTACGCCAGCGACTTCCGCTCCGAACGCCCGGACGACTTCGCGGGCGCGTGGATCGCCGCGGACGGCAAGCCGGTGGTCGCGGTGACCTCCGCCGACGCCGCGCGCATCGCCACCGCCGACGGCTACTCGGCCCACCTCGCGCCGGTCTCCGCCGAAAGCCTGGAGAATTCGCTGACCCAGCTGGCGCAGTGGATGAGCGGGCTGCCGCGCGAACTGTCCTCGGTGATCAACTCGGTGGCCATCGACGTCCTCAACAGCCAGTTGGTGGTCAGCATCGCCAACACCCCGACCGGGCACATGCTCAATCTGCCGACGCTGATCGCCAACATCAAGGTCGTCCTCACCCCCGAGAGCGGCGGCCCGGTCGAGCGGCGGCCGATGGGCGGCGACACCTACATCACGGCGCCCGACGGTTTGCAGGACGACACCCTGCTCGGCGTCGACGTGTGCTCGTTCGGCTTCAACAGCGTCGACGCGGCGGGCAACGCGCTCAACATCAGCGCCGGACACTGCGATCCGAACATCGACGAGGCCGACCAGGGCGCTCCGGTGTACCTGCCGAACGTCAAGGACATCACCAACAGCCCCGAACTGGGCTCCTTCGCGCGCGCCCAGCTCGGCGGGTCCGCCGCGCTGGACTACTCGGTCATCCAGCTCAACAGCACCGCCGTCGGCGGCGGCATGGACCGTCCGGTGGTGCGCGGCGCCAACGGCACCACGCTGACCATCACCGGCACCGCCGATCCGATCATCGGCGCCCCGGTCTGCAAGTCCGGCCAGACCTCCACCTTCACCTGCGGTTTCGTGGTCGCCGACCGGGTGGAGACACAGCTCTACACCGCCGACGGCGACAGCCGCACCATCCGCGGCTTCGCCAGCTCGGCGTGCACGCTGGGCGGCGACAGCGGCGGCGCGATCGTGACCGGCACCCTGGCGCTGGGCATCACCAGCGGCTCCAACGCCGCCGACGCCCCGGACTGCAACGAGGCCAACATCGCGCTCGCGCCCTACGGCGGCACCGCCACGCTGGGCATTCCGATCCGCTCGATCCTCGCCGATATCGACGCCACCTCCGGTGGTGGCCTCGGCAGCGGCATCCAGGTCCGCGCGGGCGGGCAGGCCGGCTGA
- a CDS encoding S1 family peptidase, whose protein sequence is MLLPRMGRFRSARHTALRKSVIAASAAMLLFGPTAAVANAEPSDSAETSVDLPAQLVEALSRDLKISPEDYLRRADLAQQVAAFAVSAQRQYPQVFAGSWLDNAGKAVVALAQGPGAEEARAAAESAGFEVRNVAKSEATLRGEKSAFERWLETQPEAVSALIRGVVIDTVNNSIAVRVDQAGVPMPSFVDPSRVIVMAPPVAAEPLPEATPIASELNRGSVTGGDGFTSAGSQSSLRCSFGFNATDASGATVNISAGHCDPEYGTANAAVVHELLPNERLGARLGSFQKSVLGSQDYSIIRIDDAVAGRFANNGIRVPGAAPVRIEGVAVPVVGAPVCKAGSRTGFSCGIVNAVDQSVQVGDRLLTQSFSANICALPGDSGGPIVTGRLALGISSASSVADYPICAIPDLIGALTGNAPQLFAQPISVVLSDNPGLRIRTE, encoded by the coding sequence ATGCTTCTGCCACGGATGGGCCGATTCAGGTCGGCACGACATACTGCACTGCGGAAGTCGGTGATCGCCGCCTCGGCGGCGATGCTGCTGTTCGGCCCCACAGCCGCCGTGGCGAACGCCGAACCCTCCGACTCCGCCGAGACGAGCGTCGATCTGCCCGCCCAGCTGGTGGAAGCGCTCAGCCGCGATCTGAAGATCTCGCCCGAGGACTACCTGCGCCGGGCCGACCTCGCCCAGCAGGTCGCCGCGTTCGCCGTCTCCGCGCAACGTCAGTACCCGCAGGTGTTCGCCGGTTCCTGGCTCGACAACGCGGGCAAGGCCGTCGTCGCCCTCGCCCAGGGCCCCGGAGCCGAGGAGGCCCGCGCGGCCGCCGAGTCCGCGGGCTTCGAGGTGCGCAATGTGGCCAAGAGCGAGGCCACGCTGCGCGGCGAGAAGTCGGCGTTCGAGCGGTGGCTGGAGACCCAGCCCGAGGCAGTGTCCGCACTGATCCGCGGCGTGGTCATCGACACCGTGAACAACAGCATCGCGGTCCGGGTGGACCAGGCCGGCGTGCCGATGCCCAGCTTCGTCGACCCGTCCCGGGTCATCGTGATGGCTCCGCCGGTGGCCGCCGAGCCGCTGCCCGAGGCCACCCCGATAGCGAGCGAACTCAACCGCGGCTCGGTGACCGGCGGCGACGGCTTCACCTCCGCGGGCAGCCAGTCCTCCCTGCGCTGCTCGTTCGGCTTCAACGCCACCGACGCCTCGGGCGCCACGGTCAACATCTCGGCCGGGCACTGCGACCCGGAGTACGGCACCGCGAACGCCGCCGTGGTGCACGAACTGCTGCCGAACGAACGACTCGGCGCGCGCCTGGGCTCGTTCCAGAAGTCCGTGCTCGGCTCGCAGGACTACTCGATCATCCGGATCGACGACGCGGTCGCGGGCCGCTTCGCCAACAACGGGATCCGGGTGCCGGGCGCCGCTCCGGTCCGTATCGAAGGCGTGGCGGTCCCGGTCGTCGGCGCCCCGGTCTGCAAGGCCGGTTCGCGCACCGGTTTCAGCTGCGGCATCGTCAACGCTGTCGACCAGTCCGTGCAGGTCGGCGACCGGTTGCTCACCCAGAGTTTCTCGGCCAACATCTGCGCGCTGCCCGGTGACAGCGGCGGCCCGATCGTCACCGGCCGCCTCGCGCTGGGCATCTCCAGCGCCTCGTCGGTGGCCGACTACCCGATCTGCGCGATCCCGGACCTGATCGGCGCGCTCACCGGCAACGCGCCCCAACTGTTCGCACAGCCGATCTCGGTGGTGCTCTCCGACAACCCGGGGCTGCGCATCCGCACCGAGTGA
- a CDS encoding NRDE family protein has protein sequence MCLVLIGWRVHPEYRLVVAANRDEFYTRPAESARWWPEIPGLLAGRDVGALDRRPGDPPGTWLGLSGLGPRSRFAAVTNVRNPNNERTGARSRGALLMDFLRGAQDRNPAPNFPGPGRYLTEVAGAPDDYNGYNVLVSDLAELWWHSNRSTRRPRALAPGYHGLSNGSFVTSAAPEPGAAAAAPEPIWPKVGDGLAELRKVIESDPAAIERYFDVLADRTEAPDDLLPDTGVGYRMEKALSARFIANDHHGTRASTVLLVREDGGFEFAERSFATYGSPLGSVSHTGELILPE, from the coding sequence ATGTGTTTGGTGCTGATCGGCTGGCGAGTCCATCCCGAATACCGGTTGGTCGTCGCGGCGAATCGCGACGAGTTCTACACCCGACCGGCCGAGTCCGCCCGGTGGTGGCCGGAGATTCCCGGCCTGCTCGCGGGCAGGGACGTGGGCGCGCTCGACCGCAGACCCGGCGATCCTCCCGGCACCTGGCTCGGGCTGTCCGGTCTCGGCCCGCGCAGCCGCTTCGCCGCGGTGACAAATGTGCGCAATCCGAACAACGAACGCACCGGCGCGCGCTCGCGTGGCGCGCTGCTGATGGATTTCCTGCGCGGAGCGCAGGATCGCAATCCGGCCCCGAACTTTCCCGGCCCCGGCCGCTACCTGACCGAGGTCGCGGGCGCGCCCGACGACTACAACGGCTACAACGTCCTGGTGTCGGATCTGGCCGAGTTGTGGTGGCACAGCAACCGCAGCACCCGGCGCCCCCGGGCGCTGGCGCCCGGCTATCACGGACTCTCCAACGGCAGCTTCGTCACCTCGGCCGCACCGGAGCCGGGCGCGGCCGCCGCTGCCCCGGAACCCATCTGGCCGAAGGTCGGCGACGGGCTGGCCGAGCTGCGCAAGGTGATCGAATCCGATCCCGCCGCGATCGAGCGCTATTTCGACGTGCTCGCCGACCGCACCGAGGCGCCGGACGACCTGCTGCCCGACACCGGGGTCGGATACCGGATGGAGAAGGCCCTTTCGGCTCGTTTCATCGCCAACGACCATCACGGCACCAGGGCGAGTACGGTGCTGCTGGTCCGCGAGGACGGTGGATTCGAGTTCGCCGAGCGCTCCTTCGCGACCTACGGCAGTCCGCTGGGCTCGGTCTCCCACACCGGAGAGCTGATACTGCCGGAGTAG